One stretch of Miscanthus floridulus cultivar M001 chromosome 18, ASM1932011v1, whole genome shotgun sequence DNA includes these proteins:
- the LOC136522626 gene encoding RING-H2 finger protein ATL43-like: MERSRRLLLSDYDGAIESPLPSPPPPSSATPFHPGVAVVVGILTSVFSITFLLLLYAKHCKRSAAESSGSYGSAGGGGGGGGGDRRNSGVDRAVVESLPVFRFGALRGQKEGLECAVCLGRFEATEALRLLPKCRHGFHVECVDTWLDAHSTCPLCRSRVDPEDVLLLPEPPKPSSTGPPDLPETKAAAAAAVKEPSPAPPPAPAPTPAPSGRRISGRHSTGSVRVPGRVGPASRRSADGGVAVGCFDGAKVRKDRVLLVEPAAVMAEPDPVAFDRRFGHRILVSTAGGCEGETAPAAQQRWSDLRPSDLMFVRAEFLVTEAGRYSCSAAVVNSGNARSAIGVRSLSELAAGVRRLPPIRAGACEGEAEPRTGGGARRWPGASWWAPRGTPPARNGPIA, encoded by the coding sequence ATGGAGCGGTCGCGGCGGCTCCTGCTGTCGGACTACGACGGCGCGATCGAGTCgccgctgccgtcgccgccgccgccgtcctcggcCACGCCGTTCCACCCCGGGGTAGCCGTGGTCGTCGGCATCCTCACCAGCGTCTTCTCCATCACGTTCCTGCTCCTGCTCTACGCCAAGCACTGCAAGCGCAGCGCCGCGGAGTCGTCGGGGTCCTACGGGAgcgccggcggcgggggcggcggggGAGGCGGGGACCGGAGGAACTCCGGCGTCGACCGCGCCGTCGTCGAGTCCCTTCCGGTCTTCCGCTTCGGCGCGTTGCGGGGGCAGAAGGAAGGCCTCGAGTGCGCCGTCTGCCTCGGCCGGTTCGAGGCCACCGAGGCGCTCCGGTTGCTGCCCAAGTGCCGCCACGGCTTCCACGTCGAGTGCGTCGACACGTGGCTCGACGCGCACTCCACCTGCCCGCTCTGCCGCTCCCGCGTCGACCCGGaggacgtcctcctcctcccggAGCCGCCCAAGCCGTCTAGCACGGGCCCCCCTGACCTGCCGGAGACTAaggcggcggctgctgcggcgGTCAAAGAGCCGTCTCCGGCTCcgcctcctgctcctgctccaacGCCCGCGCCGTCCGGGCGTAGGATCTCAGGCCGGCACTCCACGGGGTCAGTGCGCGTGCCCGGGCGCGTCGGCCCGGCCTCGCGGCGGTCGGCAGACGGCGGCGTGGCGGTCGGCTGCTTCGACGGCGCCAAGGTGCGCAAGGACCGGGTGCTGCTGGTGGAGCCGGCGGCCGTGATGGCGGAGCCGGACCCGGTGGCGTTCGACCGCCGGTTCGGGCACCGCATCCTGGTGAGCACCGCGGGCGGGTGCGAGGGCGAGACGGCCCCCGCGGCGCAGCAGCGGTGGAGCGACCTGCGCCCGTCCGACCTCATGTTCGTCCGCGCCGAGTTCCTGGTCACCGAGGCCGGTCGCTACTCCTGCTCCGCGGCCGTCGTCAACTCCGGCAACGCCAGGAGCGCCATCGGCGTGCGGAGCCTGTCGGAGCTGGCGGCGGGTGTACGCCGCCTCCCGCCAATCCGCGCCGGCGCGTgcgagggcgaggcggagccacgaACCGGCGGCGGCGCACGGCGGTGGCCTGGGGCGAGCTGGTGGGCGCCGCGTGGGACCCCGCCCGCGCGTAACGGCCCTATCGCCTAG